The genomic DNA GGACCGATCCGTATCCATCAGTTCATTCAATAGAGTTGCAAACGTATAGTTACAGCTTTGGAAAAAGCTATCCTCAAATGAGAGCATCCCTAAATTCCGCTTCTCATCCCCGTCATCATATGTATTTTGGCTGCAATCAAATGTGCGGTCGGCCGTCACATGGTTTTGATCAATGGCCGCTGCGGCGGTCACAAGTTTAAAAACCGAACCAGGTATTTGCGGAAGAAGCATGTGATTGCCTGTCCCATCAGCTTGCGGATTTTTCTTAGGAGGTAATGGACGACTCACCAGTCCAAGTACATCGCTTGTCTCAATATCGAGTAAAACAGCTCCACCCTTCGTAATTCCAAATTGATCGACTGCAGCTTCCACGATTTGTTGCGCATTCCGATCCAATGTCGTTAGGAGAGACACAGGATAAAAAGGATTAGAAGGTGCAGTATATTTTACATCTAATCCGAATAACGGTTTACCAGATTGTTGGACATGATAAATAAGCTTGGATTCACCCTCGGAAAGTAGGAATGGATCGAAAGCTTGCTGAATTCCATTTATCCCCACTTTCGTCGTTTTGCTTACCAATCCTTTTTCCAAGCGATCAGGATACCGTTCTAATACTTGTTTCGGATTCTCTCTGACGGCTCCGATGAAATGGAAGGCAAAGGACATGTCTTCATCAGGGTTCAATAGCTGGCCATACACCCCTGGAACCTCCATCTCATTGATTGCGCTCACCATCGTCTTCGATATGTCTTGTTTCAACACGAGAGGAGTCTTTGACATCGTCAATTGATCCTTCAATCCTTGAGCTGGCATGTTCAACACTTGAGCGATCTTTCGCAAGATTTCCTCTTCATTCTGAAGAAATGGAAATAGAATGATTGCCGGGACATGAAGATCTTCCAGCAATTCACCATGTCGGTCAAGCATTTTCCCACGTCCATCATCTAAAGCGACTGAATGGATACGTTGCTTTACACTTTCTTCAACTAGATTGACCTTGTTCTTGGAGAAGGAAAGTGGATCTATGAGCTGAATATGGGCTAGGCGCCCAATCAGGATCAACAATAAGATTCCAAAAAGAACAGGTATATGATAAAGACGCTTCGGATTTTGCATGATGTTCCACCTCATCCATCATTTTCACCCGAAAGAGCCATTTTTAACCTGTTTTGATTCAGTCTTGATAGATCCAGAATCCTTGCATTTATTACGCAATAAAAAAACCAGCTTTGTCTTAAAGACAAAGCCGGTAGTTCGTCCATTTATTTTGATTAGCCAACTTCCGTAATACGGACGTTCATTTCTCCACCAGGTGTTTGTACAGATACTTCATCGCCTACTGTACGTCCGAGCAAGCTTCTTGCCATTGGAGAATCATTGGAAATCTTTCCTTCAAACGGATCTGCTTCCGCACTTCCGACAATTGTGTAAGATTCCTCTTCTCCATCTGGAAGCTCAATGAATTTAACAGACTTTCCGATTGAAACAACATGCGGATCCTCGTCTTGCTCTTCGATGATTTCAGCGTTTCGAACCATTTTCTCCAACTGTTGAATACGTGCTTCCACGAATGCTTGCTCGTCTTTCGCAGCATCGTACTCGGAGTTCTCAGATAAGTCACCGAAGCTTCTTGCTACTTTAATGCGCTCGACAACTTCCTTACGCTTTTCCGTTTTTAGGTATTCTAATTCATTTTCTAATTTTTCTTTACCTTCTTCAGTCATGTAATGTTTCTTTTCTTCTGCCATGTTACTCACTCCTCCAAAACCTTCTCGTTACCGACTAGTATATGCATGGTATATCTTTACGTATTAATAAAAGCTGTAAGCGTAACCATTCTTCTATTCATTGATTATACTTCTTTTCCACCATATTGAAAACAGAGGTGAGAAGAATCATCCTCTGTATTATGGATTCAATATTTCTTTTGTTTCGAGTATCGTCTTGATCTTCGTTACCATCAAGTCGATCGCTACCCGATTTTGCCCGCCTTCAGGTATTATGATATCTGCATAACGTTTTGTCGGTTCAATGAATTGATTATGCATCGGACGAACAACGGAAGTGTACTGCTCTATTACAGAATCAATCGTACGACCTCGTTCGTTCATGTCTCGTAATAAGCGACGGATGATCCGGACATCGGCATCCGTATCAACGAAAAGCTTGATATCCATCAAATCACGTAGACGCTCGTCCTCTAAAATCAGAATTCCTTCTAATATAATAACATCTTTTGGCTCAATTGGAATTATTTTATCACTTCTTGTATGTGCTGTATAGTCGTAAACCGGTTTTTCGATCGCTTCCATATTACGAAGCTGCTCTATATGTTGTATCAGAAGATCATTATCGAACGCAAGTGGATGATCATAGTTTGTTTCAAGTCTTTCTTCCATAGACTTCTCAGATTGATCCTTATAGTATGCATCCTGTTCAAGGATCAAGATCGATTGATCGGCAAACTTCCTGAATATTTCCTTTGCCACTGTCGTTTTTCCGGAGCCTGATCCTCCGGCCA from Pseudalkalibacillus sp. SCS-8 includes the following:
- the greA gene encoding transcription elongation factor GreA, translated to MAEEKKHYMTEEGKEKLENELEYLKTEKRKEVVERIKVARSFGDLSENSEYDAAKDEQAFVEARIQQLEKMVRNAEIIEEQDEDPHVVSIGKSVKFIELPDGEEESYTIVGSAEADPFEGKISNDSPMARSLLGRTVGDEVSVQTPGGEMNVRITEVG
- the udk gene encoding uridine kinase translates to MGKKPVVIGVAGGSGSGKTTVAKEIFRKFADQSILILEQDAYYKDQSEKSMEERLETNYDHPLAFDNDLLIQHIEQLRNMEAIEKPVYDYTAHTRSDKIIPIEPKDVIILEGILILEDERLRDLMDIKLFVDTDADVRIIRRLLRDMNERGRTIDSVIEQYTSVVRPMHNQFIEPTKRYADIIIPEGGQNRVAIDLMVTKIKTILETKEILNP
- a CDS encoding penicillin-binding transpeptidase domain-containing protein, giving the protein MQNPKRLYHIPVLFGILLLILIGRLAHIQLIDPLSFSKNKVNLVEESVKQRIHSVALDDGRGKMLDRHGELLEDLHVPAIILFPFLQNEEEILRKIAQVLNMPAQGLKDQLTMSKTPLVLKQDISKTMVSAINEMEVPGVYGQLLNPDEDMSFAFHFIGAVRENPKQVLERYPDRLEKGLVSKTTKVGINGIQQAFDPFLLSEGESKLIYHVQQSGKPLFGLDVKYTAPSNPFYPVSLLTTLDRNAQQIVEAAVDQFGITKGGAVLLDIETSDVLGLVSRPLPPKKNPQADGTGNHMLLPQIPGSVFKLVTAAAAIDQNHVTADRTFDCSQNTYDDGDEKRNLGMLSFEDSFFQSCNYTFATLLNELMDTDRSILEHYAHSLGMVDRVGWEDDVFHLNAFKHFPQERRNVIWNDETDKSVSRAIAQTAIGQLNVRLSPLSVANMMATIARGGAKKQVRAAHAVLYKNDTTLVEFKEKELKGDSLSPYTVRKLQDLLEGVVHNPKGTGYQSFHDLPWKVAGKSGTAEKGQTKTYNKWFAGYFPAEEAKYALVVVDLDAKEFDTATNKAFAEIVRQLYNRQQPAESRNSMN